In Chitinibacter sp. FCG-7, the genomic stretch CGGGGCAGGGCTGGTCGGCGTTTATGATCGCCAGAACCTGCGTAAATTATCCGAAATACCCTCGTATGGTATTGGCCCGCATGAGTTGCTGTGGTTGAGCCCTGGCAAAATACTGGCAGTGGCCAATGGGGGCATCCTCACCTTGCCCGAAAGCGGGCGTACCAAGCTTAATCGCGGCAGCATGGCACCCAACCTCAGCCTGATCGAATGGCCCAGCGGGCAATTGCTGGCGCAATACACCTTGGACGACAAGGCGCTAAGCTTGCGCCATCTGGCGCTGGCCGCTGATGGCACGCTGGGCATCGCCATACAGGCCGAATACCTGAGCGCGGCGCAACACCGTGAAGCACCGCTGCTGGCCATCTTGCATCCGGGGGCTGAGGCCTTACAGTTGGCAGGGCAAAAACCTGGCCTGATGGGCTACGCCGCCAGCATTGCCGCGCATGGCAATGAGTTTCTGATTAGCGCAATGCGTGGCAATCAGTTGGCGCGCTGGCGCTGCGATGGCAGCGCACTCGACAGCCTGCCGCTGCCCAGACCGGCCGGTATTGTCAGCGATGGTGTCTCGGCCTGGATCAGTAGCGAAGCGGGCGGCCTCTATGGGTATAACCAGCAAAATCAATTTATCATTGAGCTAGCGGGATATACCCGCAGGAAGTGGGATAACCACCTTAGTCTGCTCATCTGAAGCAGATTTCGTGGTGGAACAGGCTATATTTGAAGCAGCTTACCTTGAACCTTCCACCCTGAGTGATTTGCCTTGATGCGTATAGCGATTGTTCTGGCTATTTTATTTCCTGCTGCCGTTTGGGCGGAGCAACCGCTGGTGCTGGTTAGCGACCCGTGGTGTCCGGTGGCGTGCGCGGCGAGCGATCCGCGACCCGGTTATGTGGTCGAGATTGCCAAAGCAGTATTTGAACCGGCTGGTTATCGCATTGATTACCAGATTGTCCCTTTTGCCCGCGCCGAGGCCATGACCAATAGCGGCGATGCGGCAGGCTTTATTGGCGTGCTAAAACTGCCCAAACGGCAAAACTGGGCTTTTCCCGAGCAAGCTCAGGCGCAATCTCGCGTGTGTTTTTATACTCGCGCCGATAGCCGCTGGCTTTACGCTGGGGCTACATCGCTAACAAATCAGCGCGTAGGCACCATTCGCGGCTATAGCTACGGCACGGAAATTGACGAGGTATTGCGTTACGCCAAGGTTGATCAGGTAAGCGGGCTCAATGGTTTCAAGCGTGGGCTGGCCAAGCTGCAGGCCAAGCGGATTGATGCCGTGGTCGAATACGAGCTGGTGGCGCAATACCAGCAATTTGCCAGCAACGCATCGCTGCGCAATGCCGGGTGTAGCCAGATGGCCGATCAGCTGTATCTGGCCTTTTCTCCCGCCCGCAGCGATTCGCCGCAACTGGCCAGAATGCTGCACGATGGGGTGCAAAAACTAAGAAAAACAGGCGAGCTCAAGAAAATATTACAGTCCTATGGCATCAACGAGCCATAAAATCAGCGCATCAATTAGCGTATCCCCCCCACAAGAAGAAAGCCCCGCTGCGATGCAGTCGGGGCTTTTATTTAGGCGGCTATGTTAGCTCGTCACCTAGCGCGTCATCCAGTGTATGACCGTACCGGCTTGTGAGCTGCTTGTTCCGGTTTTAAACCCGGACGCAATCGACAAAATAGTGCGTGCCGCTATCGGTTTTTTCAGCTACCAGGCCGTGTGTGTAGGTCTCGAAGCCAGGGAATTTGCCGTTAAATGCGCGGACAAATTTCAGGTAATCAACAATCGTTTTGTTGAACACTTCACCCGGCACCAACAGCGGAATGCCTGGTGGGTAAGGCGTCAACATTACGGCGGTAATACGGCCTTCCAGCTCATCGAGCGCCACGCGTTCGATTTCCTTGTGCGCCATTTTAGCAAACGCTTTCGATGGCTTCATTGCTGGTACGATGCCGGACAAATACATCTCGGTCGTCAATTTGGCCACATTGTTTTCGCGGTAAATACCGTGAATCTGCTGGCACAAATCGCGCAAGCCGATACGCTCGTATTGCGGGAATTGCACGATGAATTCCGGCAGCACACGCCACAACGGCGCATTTTTGTCGTAGTCGTCTTTAAACTGCTGCAGCGCCGTCACCATCGTGTTCCAGCGGCCTTTGGTAATGCCGATGGTAAACATGATAAAGAAGGAGTATAGGCCGGTTTTCTCAATCACCACGCCGTGTTCAGCCAGATACTTCGCGACAATCGCCGCTGGAATGCCCTGATCGGTAAAGTCGCCATCGACATTCAGACCCGGCGTCAAAATCGTCGCCTTGATCGGGTCAAGCAGATTGAAGCCTTCGGCAATATCGCCAAAGCCGTGCCAATTTTCACCGGCTTTGAGCATCCACGCATCGCGGTGATCCAGACCTTCATCGGTCAGATCATCCGGCCCCCAGACTTTAAACCACCAGTCGCTGCCGTATTCCTCATCCACCTTGCGCATTGCGCGGCGGAATTCAAGCGCTTCGGCCAGTGACTCCTCCACCAATGCCGTACCGCCTGGTGCTTCCATCATCGCCGCCGCCACATCGCATGACGCGATAATCGCGTACTGCGGGCTGGTGGAGGTGTGCATCAGATAGGCTTCGTTGAAGATATCGCGGTCGAGCTTATTATCAGTTGCGTCTTGCACCAAGATTTGGGAAGCCTGAGAAATCCCAGCCAGCAATTTATGCGTCGATTGTGTCGAAAAAATCATCGAATCTTTACAGCGCGGGCGATCTTCGCCAATCGCGTGGTAGTCGCCGTAGAAATCATGGAAGGCTGCATGCGGCAACCACGCCTCGTCGAAGTGCAGTGTTTCAATCACGCCATCCAAGAGGCCTTTGATTTCTTCCACGTTGTACAACACGCCATCGTAAGTCGATTGGGTGATCGTCAGTACGCGTGGCTTGATGTCTGGATTTTCGGCCAGTTTTTCGCGGCAGAATGGGTTGGCGAGCATTTTCTGACGGATCGATTCTGGCTCGAATTCGCTACGCGGAATCGGGCCGATAATGCCGTAGTGATTGCGCGTTGGCATCAGGAAAATGGGTACCGCGCCAGTCATCATGATCGCGTGCAGAATCGATTTGTGGCAGTTACGGTCAACGACGACGATATCGCCCGGTGCAACGGTCGAATTCCACACAATTTTGTTCGACGTTGACGTGCCATTGGTGACGAAATACAAATGGTCGGCATTAAAAATGCGCGCGGCATTACGTTCCGACGCCGCCACTGGGCCGGTGTGATCGAGCAACTGGCCGAGTTCTTCCACCGCATTACACACGTCGGCGCGCAGCATATTCTCGCCAAAAAACTGGTGGAACATCTGGCCGACGGGTGATTTCAAAAACGCCACGCCACCCGAGTGACCCGGGCAATGCCATGAGTACGAGCCATCTTGCGCGTAATTGGTCAGCGCGCGGAAGAACGGCGGGGCGAGGCTGTCGAGATAAGATTTGGCTTCGCGAATAATGTGGCGCGCCACGAATTCGGGGGTATCTTCGTGCATGTGAATAAAACCGTGCAGCTCACGCAATACGTCATTGGGTATATGACGCGCGGTACGAGTTTCACCATACAGATAGATTGGAATATCCGGGTTGCGACGGCGGATTTCGGCCACGAAAGTGCGCAGATGTTCAAGCGCGTTTTGCGTCTCTTCTGCAGAGCCGCCACCAAACTCTTCATCGTCAATCGACAGGATAAAGCCGCAAGCACGGCTTTGCTGCTGCGCAAACGAGGTCAAATCACCATAGCTGGTATAGCCCACCACATCCGTACCCTCAGCCTCAATGGCCGCCGCCAATTCACGGATACCGGAACCGCTGGTGTTTTCCGAGCGGAAGTCTTCGTCAATGATGACGAGGGGGAAGTAAAAGCGCATGGTGATCCCTTACAAAAAATAAACGCCCCTGATCGAGCAGGGGCGTAGTGTACAACAAATATATTTCAAAAATGGCATGAAATCATGCCAACTTATTATTTAGACCAGCAGCTTGCAGGATCGTAAGTTGTATTTCCGTTTTTGACGGTCAGTTTGAGTGTGGTGCACCCAGTATCTTTAGTTTGGACACCTTGAGCTGAGGCCTGAACTATAAAACCAGTTGCATCATCATCTGTGATTTTCAATGAATAATATCCCATCTCGCTCGTAGCAGACACATTCAGCTTGGACAAATCATTGGTGTAGGCGGTATTGTTGGCGCGCCATTTTTCCTGATTTTGCTGGATTTTACTCATCGGAGTAAAAGCATCTGTTCTGCGACTTTTTTGCACATATTTTGTGTAATTGGGATAAGCAATAACCGCTAAGATCCCAATAATTGCAACAACGATCATTAACTCGATTAAAGTAAAACCGCGTGATCCGGTTTGCATGGCAGACCTCTATATTCAGTTAGTAAGTGGAATCAGGTTTAGCTTAAATTTACAACTTTTTCCACATGGTTGGCGTGGCTGCAGGATTCCAATTGGTACCTACCCAAGCCGTATGTGCTTGAATGCATTCATAAGTACCTCCATTATAAGTGACTTTCTGTCCTGCTGTGTACGTTACACCTTCTGCCCATGGAATTGCACCACCGCCTGATGGTGTTGCAGTCGGTGCTGGTGCAGCTGTCGGTGCTGTTGTCGGTCCTGCGCCACTGCCAGAGGTTTTTGGGCTGCCATCCGGATTGGGCGGCGTACATGCGCTTGATGTGTCGATGTGGATTCCCGGTGTAGGGTTGGGCATGAATTGGCCTACATCAACCCAGCCTGAGCCAGCTGCAGGTTCAGCAACGCCACAACCCCCTGTTTTATTACAGAGCCAGACATTTTTCTTGTTGCTGGACATTGTATGCAAGGCATACATTCCTTTTTGATAGCCGACCGCATTTGAAGCTGTCCATTGGCAAATCGGATTCGGCCATGGTGCCGTTGATTTAATCAATTTACTAAAAAGAACGGTTGCTTGAGGTGTATTACTGGCATCTGTCCATGTGGTGGTGGATTGCACCATCAGGATGTCTTTTTCTGCCAGAGTCAGATCCGTGGCGCTTGTGCGGCAGGCCTCCGAGCTCGTTTTTTTAATACAAATCGTATTTTTAAATTGTGCTGATTTACCATTGAGAGTTTTTTCTCCGATCAAATCAATGGCTATGCCATTGTCAATGGTTTCGCTTGAAACCAATTTATTGTGTGTATCGATAAATCGGCGAATCTGATCAAGCCGTGATTGTGCAAACGCGCTGGCCTCGATGCGTTGCTCGGCAATTGAGCTATTCAGGATAAACACTGTTTGTAGTTTTGCCAGCGTGATTCCAGCAATGCCGATAATCAAGGAGCAGATAAGAATTTCGATTAAGCTAAAACCAGTATTTTTTTTCATTTTGCTAACTCAGTAATCGATCCAGTTGTCTGGCTTCTTGTCGGATGAAGGCTTGCTGATTTGTACCGAAATTGGTTTGTATTGAATATGAATGGCTCCCCTAGCTGTTTTATTCCAGCTATCTTGCGGATTCATAGAAAGAGCGTCCTTCATTGTATTTGCGCCAGCATTTGAACCTACGGGGTTATTGCCTGCATCTTTAATAATTACTCCAAGTGCATCAATATCCCAGTTTTCTTCAATAGCAATTGATCCATTGGTGATTTTTACTGGTGTACTTAAAAAAACATTTTTGACATATAAGAATGTATTCATTGCTGAAAATTGCTGCATGCTTAAAGGGTTTGGCCCAGTCAAATTGCCATTGATGACCATTGCAATTGGTGTGCTGCCTGTTGAATCATACAAAGAAACGCATGCAGTTGCTAAACTCAGATCACCCTCTAACCATAAAATTTTAGTCGCAGCATTTCTAATTGTTGTTACTTCAGCTGCGGTGGGGCAACGAGCAGGGCTAATTACCATGCCATTTTGTGCAGCTTCTGCTTTTATTTCTGATTTTGTTTTTCCAGCAAAATAGCTTGCAAAGAAATCATCAGCACTGGTGCTTGCAAGACTTGAGTCAAATTCAGTTGTTTTATTGGAATCAGTAGGTCTGATTTGTAGGAAACCATTGTTATTGGCATTCGAATTTGTTTGAGTTGTACTTAAGCAAAACTGAGGATCGTTTTCCGGGTTCCATTTTCCTGATGTTGTCGCATCGCAATTATTCGGGCTATCGGTTTTGTCCTTGCCACCTGTGCCGAATAAAATACCGCAATTGGCTTTTGCTGTTTCGCCTGCATTCAAGTCAACGGTCAAAGTAGTATCGATATCAATATATCCTCGTGCTGAAATAGCACTTTTGGCTGGAGTTAAGCTTGCCCCCAAATCAACTACTCGTCGTACGATCGCATTCGAGTTGCCATCTTCAGCACAAATGCCAGTGTCATTGTCAGCTTTGGTGTTGCCAGCGCAGCCGGTGCTGATTGCGGTAATTTTACCTCCTGTGGCTTGTAGTAATACATTGTAAGCTAGTCCTGGTGCTACATTGGTAATACTGCTAATGAGGGGGATATTTTTGGCCTGATGGCTTTGTTTTATACTGTAGGGACTAGAGCTGCTTGGATCTGCTTTACAGCTCGCACCTGCGGCAATAACGGGATTTTTTTCCAGAAATACAGTACTGCCATCATTGCTGGTATCTGCGTCGTTTAACAAAGCCAAATCATTGTTCAAGATGGGCATGATGTCGGTAATGCCATATTCAGCAGCTTGCAATGCCATATCATATTGATAGTTATTGCTTGAGTTTTTTTGGAATACAAATGAGGCTTTATTGCTGTACATAATGGCAATAGTTGCAATGAATAGAATTATCGTAGTAACAGTCAGTGCCGCTACTCCTTTTTGTTTGTACATCATTTTTGTTCCTATTGGATTACAGGAAGATTGCGTAATTGTATTGTTTGGCTTAGTGTGCTTTGGAAGTTGGTGCTTTTGAATTTGTTACTGCCTGAAGGAGCGGATTGAAGACTATCCCCGTCAATATAAAGAGTGATATTTCCGATTGCCAAAGCGCCAATTTGTTGTGGTGTAGCCGCTGTATTTTTGGTTACTGTTGGTGTGGTGTCGACGGTAAAATAAAAATTAGTTATCTTTGGCATCCCTTTATTAGTGCTATTGAGTGGATACCAACCGTCAGCTTGGCTACCAGAACATGTCGTGGTGCTCGTATCGCCATTCAGTAAAACAAAAACCTGATTGTCTTTGAAGGTCAGGCCGAACATGTCTTCATTGCCAAGAATGCCATTTCCTGACGAAGCACTGGAGCCATCATAATTGTCATAGATGAAAATAATGCACTGATATGCATCTTTGCCTTTGATAGTTGAATTCTGGCTAAGATAGGCTTTGCGAAAAAGTGGGCTTAAAGACATGTTCTTGCTGTATCCAGCACGGCGTAGATCTCGGCTGGCTTCAGTGATGATTGAACGTAAAGTTTCATTGAGATTGGTTTGCTGTATCCCTTCTTTTCCTGCGAAGATGCTACTAAAGCCAATTGTTGTTGCCGCGCTGATTAATAATAGACCAATCGCTAATGACACCATTAGCTCGATTAGGGAGATGCCCTGTTGTTTAGTGAAATTTATTAAGCGCATACTGCATATCCACTTATATTTTTTGTGCCTGAGTTGCAAATTGTGATTAATCCTGCTGGTGATAATTCAATTTTCAATTTGTAATTATCTATGCCCAAATAAAGGCTCTGCGTTGTTTTAATTGTGCCATTGTTATTGTCAAATCCAGGTCTTTGCGACCGGGGGTCAAAACGAGTTTTGTTTATTTTGCTTGCAGCATCAAGTGTTAGCCGAATTGTTTTATTGTAATCACTGCTTGTGATTTCTTGGAGTACCGTACTATCTGTACAGTCGGAAGTGATCTTCAAACTCCATGTGTCTGTATTGGGGTTGCTAATTAGCAGGCAGGTGCCTTTATTTCTTTTAATACTTTCTGATTTTGCATAGCTGAAAGTGGATTGAATTTGTTCTGCTGCACCTGAGAGACGTGTGTTTTTCACCCAATTGCTAAAGCTAGGTATGGCGATTGAAATAATGATGGCCAAGATGGCTATCGTGACCATTAATTCAACCAATGAGAAGCCTTTTTGATGCTGCATTTATTATTCCATGCCCTGTAGGGTTTAGTCTTTGTATCGTAAGGTTTTTACCTTATTCTGGGCAAGTCCATTTTCTCGCTAGCTGCAGAACGGCATTGTGCTACCGATGAGCGGTAGTGGTATTACACATATTTTAATTTGGTATGTGCTGCACGACTTAAGCGGTCATGGATAGCTAGCCACTGTGTTTCGGTGGGGGGCAATTCTAGCAGCAGAGCGTCAAAGCCAGCGCAGTCTAATTGGCGAAGTGTGGCGTAGATTGCTTTTGCATAATTATCCGCACTTTTAGGCATGGGATGAAGAGTAAGAAAGGGGATGTTTGGGATTGACTGGTAATTGAGCAATATCAATTTTTGTCCTTTCTCTAGTCGTTGCTCGGCCTCGTGGTGTAGAGCGGCTAGGTTGCCCGTAATCAGCGTCGTTCGC encodes the following:
- a CDS encoding DUF1513 domain-containing protein, giving the protein MNRRHFLLLSVLALPLAGFAHGRKADFGVSPRLLSAYWGDDGQEGGQGLALPQRGASIALPGRGHAIVPLPDGEALVVSRRLGSWLAKISWRDQQLLQLVDAAPDRHFFGHALRGADGDTLLLTENNDDSGAGLVGVYDRQNLRKLSEIPSYGIGPHELLWLSPGKILAVANGGILTLPESGRTKLNRGSMAPNLSLIEWPSGQLLAQYTLDDKALSLRHLALAADGTLGIAIQAEYLSAAQHREAPLLAILHPGAEALQLAGQKPGLMGYAASIAAHGNEFLISAMRGNQLARWRCDGSALDSLPLPRPAGIVSDGVSAWISSEAGGLYGYNQQNQFIIELAGYTRRKWDNHLSLLI
- a CDS encoding substrate-binding periplasmic protein is translated as MRIAIVLAILFPAAVWAEQPLVLVSDPWCPVACAASDPRPGYVVEIAKAVFEPAGYRIDYQIVPFARAEAMTNSGDAAGFIGVLKLPKRQNWAFPEQAQAQSRVCFYTRADSRWLYAGATSLTNQRVGTIRGYSYGTEIDEVLRYAKVDQVSGLNGFKRGLAKLQAKRIDAVVEYELVAQYQQFASNASLRNAGCSQMADQLYLAFSPARSDSPQLARMLHDGVQKLRKTGELKKILQSYGINEP
- a CDS encoding arginine/lysine/ornithine decarboxylase: MRFYFPLVIIDEDFRSENTSGSGIRELAAAIEAEGTDVVGYTSYGDLTSFAQQQSRACGFILSIDDEEFGGGSAEETQNALEHLRTFVAEIRRRNPDIPIYLYGETRTARHIPNDVLRELHGFIHMHEDTPEFVARHIIREAKSYLDSLAPPFFRALTNYAQDGSYSWHCPGHSGGVAFLKSPVGQMFHQFFGENMLRADVCNAVEELGQLLDHTGPVAASERNAARIFNADHLYFVTNGTSTSNKIVWNSTVAPGDIVVVDRNCHKSILHAIMMTGAVPIFLMPTRNHYGIIGPIPRSEFEPESIRQKMLANPFCREKLAENPDIKPRVLTITQSTYDGVLYNVEEIKGLLDGVIETLHFDEAWLPHAAFHDFYGDYHAIGEDRPRCKDSMIFSTQSTHKLLAGISQASQILVQDATDNKLDRDIFNEAYLMHTSTSPQYAIIASCDVAAAMMEAPGGTALVEESLAEALEFRRAMRKVDEEYGSDWWFKVWGPDDLTDEGLDHRDAWMLKAGENWHGFGDIAEGFNLLDPIKATILTPGLNVDGDFTDQGIPAAIVAKYLAEHGVVIEKTGLYSFFIMFTIGITKGRWNTMVTALQQFKDDYDKNAPLWRVLPEFIVQFPQYERIGLRDLCQQIHGIYRENNVAKLTTEMYLSGIVPAMKPSKAFAKMAHKEIERVALDELEGRITAVMLTPYPPGIPLLVPGEVFNKTIVDYLKFVRAFNGKFPGFETYTHGLVAEKTDSGTHYFVDCVRV
- a CDS encoding type IV pilin protein, encoding MQTGSRGFTLIELMIVVAIIGILAVIAYPNYTKYVQKSRRTDAFTPMSKIQQNQEKWRANNTAYTNDLSKLNVSATSEMGYYSLKITDDDATGFIVQASAQGVQTKDTGCTTLKLTVKNGNTTYDPASCWSK
- a CDS encoding carbohydrate-binding protein; the encoded protein is MKKNTGFSLIEILICSLIIGIAGITLAKLQTVFILNSSIAEQRIEASAFAQSRLDQIRRFIDTHNKLVSSETIDNGIAIDLIGEKTLNGKSAQFKNTICIKKTSSEACRTSATDLTLAEKDILMVQSTTTWTDASNTPQATVLFSKLIKSTAPWPNPICQWTASNAVGYQKGMYALHTMSSNKKNVWLCNKTGGCGVAEPAAGSGWVDVGQFMPNPTPGIHIDTSSACTPPNPDGSPKTSGSGAGPTTAPTAAPAPTATPSGGGAIPWAEGVTYTAGQKVTYNGGTYECIQAHTAWVGTNWNPAATPTMWKKL
- a CDS encoding PilW family protein, which codes for MRLINFTKQQGISLIELMVSLAIGLLLISAATTIGFSSIFAGKEGIQQTNLNETLRSIITEASRDLRRAGYSKNMSLSPLFRKAYLSQNSTIKGKDAYQCIIFIYDNYDGSSASSGNGILGNEDMFGLTFKDNQVFVLLNGDTSTTTCSGSQADGWYPLNSTNKGMPKITNFYFTVDTTPTVTKNTAATPQQIGALAIGNITLYIDGDSLQSAPSGSNKFKSTNFQSTLSQTIQLRNLPVIQ
- a CDS encoding GspH/FimT family pseudopilin — translated: MQHQKGFSLVELMVTIAILAIIISIAIPSFSNWVKNTRLSGAAEQIQSTFSYAKSESIKRNKGTCLLISNPNTDTWSLKITSDCTDSTVLQEITSSDYNKTIRLTLDAASKINKTRFDPRSQRPGFDNNNGTIKTTQSLYLGIDNYKLKIELSPAGLITICNSGTKNISGYAVCA